The Peromyscus maniculatus bairdii isolate BWxNUB_F1_BW_parent chromosome 15, HU_Pman_BW_mat_3.1, whole genome shotgun sequence DNA segment GTATGTTAGTGCTCAACAGCATGTTGGCTAGAATAGACCTTTTCATCAATACTGgctccttgggggaggggggcgcaTTGTTGGGAGTTAGGTAATTTGGCGCTTTCCCAAACAATTGCTTTTTCTAACGTCCTCTCAGTAACTGAGAAGAGCATAGTTCATTAAGGCCAATAACTCAGAAAGCCTGAAGAACACTGACCTCAGTCGATTGATAGGATAGTGAATGGAAACTTTTCCCATTTTTCGTATTCTTCGATACATTCCAGAGGAGTCCAAAGACAGAATTATCTCAGGTGAAGATGTACTCGGAATGTTACTGAAAGCTTCACAGTCTCTAGTTGttttctcataattttttttaattgattctttgggaatttcatttcatgcatcccaatcccattcatttcccaatCCTTCCATGTCTACCCTCCACCCCTGTAGCCTTTCTCACTCCAatcaaattcaaaatataaacagtttgctccccatctttcccacctctccatcatatgtatatatttgtcgtagtggccttgggagctgaggtgtgtcacacagcatgccctttgcccaaacagctttgcttgcaaatgttcatgGCAGTGAGTTGAACCAAGAGGCCTGGTTCAAAGCCTCTAACTTCGGGTACACCATCAACACCCTCATTGAAACGTCTCTCAGTCGTCCCGCTGTTGCCCCACGTCacggagatcctgcagctatggttcAGCACGACCCGTCCCTTCATGCACtctagcaggtcatagatggggtggatgttagggtgggccaactcaaaagCCCTGAATGTGGGTCTGGGTGATAATAGCCTGAGTTGGTCACCCAGGCCTCCACCGAAAGCCATGTGGATGCCTGGGGTCAGGGCCAACATCTGAAGCCACTTTGGTGCCGGAGGGCTATGCGGCCACCAGGGCCATACAAATCTGAGTGAGTGGCTTGCACTTCCACCCAGGGTCATGCTGATGTCTGGGCCCCagctgccactgagggccatgtgtGGGTCTATGGCCCTACTGCAGATGGGGTCTGTGTTGAGGTCCGTGACCCAtgataccaccaaaggccatgctgACGCCCGCAGTCTGCacccacctgaggccatgttgatgtctaaGGACCATGCTCGGGCCATACTAATcagagtggcctgcactgccaacGGAGGCCATGGTTACAGCTGGGCAGGCTCTATTTTGAAATGACTGTAGTAAACAATCTCTTGACTGTGCTTCCAGAACCTGTTGAGTCAAAATATCAACacctactggccattcagcatcAAAGGGTGAAACTGCTTAGAAACAGACACCacttaagccgggcagtggtggcacacgcctttaatcccagcactcgggaggcagaggcaggcggatctccgtgagttcaaggccagcctggtctccaaagcgagttccaggaaaggtgcaaagctacacagagaaaccctgtctcgaaaaaccaaaaaaaaaaaaaaaaaaaacaaaaaacaaaaaaaaacaacaaaaaaaaaaacaccaccaacaaagcATCTTCAAAACAGAAGACAGGCTTTTTAAGACCTTGGGTTTCATTCAGTGTTGCTTGAGCAGCTCCCTGATTTCTGTAGGAAGAGGTGTCTTGCCACTAAAGGACTGATACCAAAAGGGGCAGTCGTGTCTGTGTATTCCGGTAACACCTCAGTTAGTCCTGCCATAAATTCCTTATATATTGATAAAGGTCAACAAAATGCTTAGCCTTGTAATCAGAGCAAAGGTTTGAACTTGCAACCCAAGTCcccatactttttaaaattataatttcacGATTAACCTTATGAATTTTGTTGTGTGTTGAAAAGTATATTATAATGTTTGGTGGAATAATTGCATTTTTAGAGCCATCTTTTTGGTCACAAGACTCTCCCAATattaattttctcctttccttctttgccaataaaaggaaaaaaaaaacagcctgaaGGTCAGATTCATCTATCCTTATATAAGTCTACATTATACATTAACAAAATgcacttttaaaaattctctccAGTGGATATCAAATAATAGTctaaataaatatgtgtgtacatatatatgtgtataaaacttTGTAAAACTGAGCCTAAAATATACTGTTCATATTATTATTAAGGAAGAAAATTACATTCTGTCTGCTATATGGACAGGTGGTTCTGTGCTTCATGAGCTGTAAAGGGAAAAGTCCCTCAAAAACATGATGTTCTAAACTGGAAATTAACTGCTTAAAaagatgggccgggcggtggtggcacacacctttaatcccagcactcaggaggcagagccaggcagatctctgtgagttccaggtcagcctggtctagagtgagatccaggacaggcaccaaaactacacagagaaaccctgtcttggaaaaccaagaaagacaaaaaaaagatggaagaacATATATATAAAAGTGTCATAATAACCCATTATTTTATGCAATTAATATACACTAAtgagttatttttaaagctgGAGGGATTAAAACAGACTCTTCTATTTTAGGTttataatattttagttttacatGTTGCTTTGTCTCTGCCTTGCTGTATAGTAGGTCCAGTAAATAGAAGTATGAGCCATTTTTTTTCCCAGTCCATTGGAAATCCACTTATTTTCAGATGCTTGGATGGCATATTCATTGATGGAAATGACAAAGTAATACCAAGAATTATATTCAAGTAATTAATATCCATATCTGAATTCATTATCAGATGTAGAGGCACATTTGTCCTAAGGATTATGGCGTAACCAtttatactttaaataaaaatccatttagATGGCTGCTGTGTGGCAATGTAGCTGCTTTGATCGGTAGACGGAAACTTTTTGGAAAGAAATTGCACTTGCAGGATTCATGTTGTGCTTTTGGATTCTGCTTTGATACACAGAACCCTCTCAGCTCACGTTTTCAGCTCTTCTATCTTGCGCTGCGAGAGACTGACTTAGGCTTTAAGAATGAGTGCCATTCCAGAGTTAACATTCAGAAATTCACAATCCACTCACTAGAGGACAGCGTGTCAACGATTGTTCAGACAGTAAGTTGGCATGATGAGGCTTTTGACAGGCGGTACAACAATGGCTAATTCTTCTTCACCACATGACTGCGTACAAAGGCAATTGAATAACAGCAGTACTTAAGCTGCTGTAACTTTGAGAAGAGATGACTTTTGATCATTAGTGTTTTAGAGTTGTTAAATGATTCCAGAGTATTTTATTGGTGGTGTAGCACAGCCTAACGAACTCAACGCTAGACTAGTATACCCTTTCTGCTGATAAGTTTGAGAGTCGTCTGTTTATTGGCTTGACTTTCCCACAGGTAAAACCCTGACCCTCTGGAAATACACCTGACTCCTTCATTTAACCAAATGACTGTCTGGCACCCTTAGTTCCTGATATTTCAAAAGTAAACTATCAAGTTGAGCATGGGGGTGCGTGGTTATTATTCCATCACTGGAAATAATCACTCAAGCAGGAGGGCCACGAGTTCAAGGTCAACATGGGCTGCataagaagaccctgtctcaaacaaacaagggaAAACATCTGTGTTTATTACATAGGTTTATGTATAATCTAAACACATGTACTACTTCAAATTTTTACTTTCCTCCATATTAGTAATATTCTGAGTGTGTTCCATTCGTTAAGCATCATAATTCAATAGTGTTTTTTACTCTCACCCTGTTGTGActttttctccaaaatgatgcGCCTCTTCCTAGACAACGCCACTGATGTGTTATTAGGAATTTGATGTGTCTGCAGTTTGCCCTGTGAAACAAGCAAATCTCCCAAACACTGCCTACAGCTGCGACAAAGTCAGTCAGTCTTTACAATCAGCGTGTCCTGTATTCTATGTTAGACTACATTTGAAAACTAAGATTTCTAAGAAAGATCTTTATAGAATTAGgagtaactttttctttttagtaaaaaTTGATGGACAGGGAGGTGggtcagtggcagaacacttgcttGGTTTGTTCAAGACCCTGggctttgttgttgctttttttgtttttgttttgtttttttcaagacaaggttttctcacgtagtcctggctatcctggaactcgatttgtagaccaggctgtccttgaactcagagatctgcccacctctgcctcctgagtgctaggactgaaATAGTGCGTTACCACCTCCCAGACTGTTAAATAATTGATTCCCAggattgttaaaataaaaatccataagGAACATAACACCATATTTCTTTAATAGAGGTTTATCTGAAAATAAAGACTTTTGCTTTCTAAGATCATTCTGCTTATTAGGAACCATTTTTCCATGTGGGCAATATTTGTCAATAAGtgattctattattttttttttcctttccacaaAATCTTCAGGTAATTGTTTGTTATACTGTGGTTGTTTTTTGAAAGAGGgccttactttgtagcccaggctggccttgagatctCCCTGTCTTcccctcctaagtgctagaactACATACTACTCGGCTCAGAAGACATATACTTTATATCATTTCACTGAGTTGCTAAAGAACTTTATGGGGGGGGTACACCTATTAAAATACCCTTTTAAggtgaatattttaaaacttggatTGTTGGGGTtagagaaatggctgagcagttaagagcacttgttactcttacagaggacctggtatggtgcatgtctgtagtcctagcacttaaAAAGTAGAGGTCGGAAGATaaggagttcaagatcaccctcaaCTGCatagaagttcaagaccagtcagggctatatgataacactgtctcagaaaaatccaAATACCAACAATACTAAATTCATTATCTTTGGgtcctgtatgtatgtgtcttcGTGCTTAACAATGAAGTGTTCTGATCATATTCTCTCCACAGTGATGTCATGagaattatatattatatataataatggtGTCTTGTGTCTAGAAAAATGGTGTTTTTAAACATcccaattaattttaaatgtttgtctTTCAAAATATGATCCACATATTAATAAATGTTAAGCTATAAtctgtttaaaataattaaaaatcctttttgttttttgtgattcCAGTTTGGGGAACCATAGAGATGTTTTCAAAGGTGTGGTGGGTGGTCTAAACTTACTGAGTTGTGGTCTTTGAAAAGGTCCTATGATAGACCCCCTCTGGAATACCTCCTTGAGGGAAAGGAGCTGTTGCCTCGTGGAACTGAGACCCTGTACCGCCGTTTAGGAATCTGCACAGAGGTGGCGGCACATCGATAAACTCCTCACTGGTTACAAATGCCAACTGGTGCTTGAACGCTTACTTCCCTTTGCCCTTTTCGTTTTCAGTCCATTTCGATGTGGCGTTCTTGTTGCACTTAGGGACATCAAGCAAGGATGGGAGCTTTGGTCAAACTACGACATGGTTATCAGCTAACTTGGTGAATTAAAAATGAGGTTTTCTAAGTAGCTATTGCGTTCATTCCAAATGCTTGGTTGGTTGGCTGCTAATCACTTCTGAGTTCCACCTGCAGAGAAGAAACCTTTAGACTTAACTGGactttttgtatttgttgttatATTTATGCCCCAATTTCAAGGTATAACCTACTTGCTTCATAATTTCAAATTTATGATACAATTGCAATTTCTAATCGGTTTTCATAATAGTTTATTAAACTACTTATctcaggttttcttttattttgcataCCTCTATAGTTGTGAATGTCTAGCCAAGCATTAGCAGTTCTTTATggttttatagtgtgtgtgtgtgtgtgtgtgtgtgtgtgtgtgtgtgtgtgtgtgtgtatctgtctgtctgtgtgtctgtctgtctgatggaGATCAACGGGTGTCAGATGCTTTGGAGCTGGGCTGATTGGCAGTTATGGGTCACCCAGTGCACTTGTCATGGGTGGAAGGAACCAAACTAGTCCCCGGGAGAGCAGGAAAACGCTCTTCACtagtgagctctctctctctccagccccagcaagtcTTACAGTACTGTTGATGTGTACAAGCCTCTGTTGCCATGAGTAAATCGATGTCCATGTATAGTTTGCAAACGGTTCATGGGGtcgtcctcctccttcctctagcTACACCAAGGCGGGGTGATAAAAAGGGGTGTAAGAGATCCTTTTAATGTAGAAATAGCTAAGGGACACGGTTGGTGGCAGGGACGCCCATTCCTATCTCCTGTCCATTGGTAATGCTCCTAACCTTCCTCCGCCCACTGGAGACAAGCGACTTTAGCGAGCGAGGCAGCTGTGGCTCACACCCTCCACTTCTCTGTGGACTCTGTGCAGACACCAGTCCAGGTGTTGACAAATGACTGTCCTTAGGGGTGAAGTACTAGACTATCAAGGCAGCCCAGCCGCACTCAGTCCTGAAGCCGTCTGTGCCAGTTTTACTCCTAATGGTTTCTTTGACCCATCCACTTGACTCCTGCTCCAACCCACTTCCCAGCTTGGCTAGGATGACATCATTTGCTTAGCCCCTCCCCCTGAGGGAAACTAGGCTCAGATGTTGACCACAGTCACAGCTGAGTTACTAACTTGGTTTGCCTCGTTTATTGCAATTTTAGTAGCTTCCTAATTGACCTATCTCTTTCCACTCTTGCCCCTTACAGACTATATCTCCAAGGGGTGGTTTTTCGAGATAGTTTCTTCGTGTGTGTAATTTACAAATTGTTCCAACTGGATATAGGTCATCATCCTGACTTCTATTCACTGAACATTTCTGCACTGGGggtgttaaaaataaaagagtgcTAGAGATTGTTTTAGTGTGGGAATATTATTAAAGACAAGGTTGGTGGCAGGGACACGTTCCTGTTTCCTATTTCTGTGGAGAGGGTGTCCTGCATGTCTTGGAACTAGGTCTGTAGACTTGGCTAATCTCATAACTCAGAGAtctctctgcctgtgcctcccaagtaccgggattaaaagtgtgtgccaacGCACCCAGCCGCCAAAGGTATTTTAACTTCTTGACACATCCTTACTTAAAACCCTGGAGAAAATAAGGACTACTTCACATAGGGGATCTGGCTGTGGCTTCAGATCTCCTCTTTCCCATTGCTCACTCAAGCCACACACCCACAGCCACCTCTtgactgtgcctcagtttctctacctGCAGAGACCTCGCCCCAGATCACCTAGGAGCCTGTCCTCTGAGGCTTGACTAATGAACCTTTAACCCCTTCCCGCATCTGACAGCCCTAATTTATGCCCCCCTTTTCTCTACAGCACTTAAGACTTGAAGGCTCACATTTATGTTACAGTCCAACTAGGAATGAACACAGGGAGTCAGGAAGTCATTTGGGCCATCAAGTCCCTAGAAGTCACTGGAGATTCTTCTGCTTCCACAGGTTTCTCCCTTCCCCAAGAGCCTGAAGTACTGTGCAGCTCTCCCATGGTACTTAGCTGTATTTAGAATACTCATGGAGCTACTTTAACAGAGATCTGTCATGGGAAGGCACTGTGGTGTTTGGGAATGGAGGGGTGTGGCTTTTCTAGACAAGCAATGAAAAGGAAAGGGTTAAGGGCTTTCCTCTTTTTACCTTGCTGTGTAAACTCTGGATATCATGTACAGTTTGGAACTATTAAAATAGGACCTGAGAATGCTGGGATCTTTAGCTTCAAAAGATGAAGGCTTGGGAAAGCTATGACCAGAGGCAATTGGattatgaaaattataaataagaGTAATGTCACAAATACCAGCCCGTTAAATCGTGATGTCTCATCATATTTCAGTTGTCTTCCCAAAATACAGTTAGCTAGGACTGCTTGAACAGATATTCAGTAACTGCCTCCTTAACTAAATGAGGATCCTCACTTCAAGAATTTTtagatgagccgggcggtggtggcacacacctttaatcccagcacttgggaggcagaggcaggcagatctctgtgagttcgaggccagcctgggctaccaagtgagttccaggaaaggcgcaaagctacatagagaaaccctgtctcgaaaaaccaaaaaaaaaaaaaaaaaaaagaatttttagaaTTATTATAGATCAAAAACTAATAATAGAGAGgatttaagaaaattattttgtctCTCAAGCTGAATTATCTACATATCTGGGTATAGCTTAAAATTGGCTTTGAATTTTTCGGTAAATAGTCACACAAACCAGGAAAAACAGATTTCCAGATTTTTATTTCTGGAACTGTACACCAGGTATTAAAgtacaacaaatacaaaataatgctCAAAAAATCAGTGTttatgtacaaatattaaaatcaatGCAACAATAGCAACTTCCTCTTGAACATTGGATACTAAAACTTGTTCTGATTGTCACTAATTTATCTCATACTCACAGGGTACTTATTTCAAACTGGGACAATTGGAATCACTGGTCATCTAAGAGGAATATTAATATCTACCATATTTAACAATAAAACTAATAGTTTCCCTCCTTTTAGTGAAAAAAttaggaactttttaaaaaacatagtaatgtcaatattttataaattatttcaatttcCATTCGTAGACAATGTGCTTTGAAACTCTGGGCAAACAATCTCCTTGGTGGCTGGGTTTGTTAGTTTACATTCAAAGTTGAAATATTTACTAGACTTTGGTTAAATTAAATAGTACTACTACTCTATTAGGTCTGATGTTCTCAAATATTTATGaccttcaattttaaaaattaaaaaggaaacgaTTGCACAATTCTTTGACCTAATTGTACAGactttagtattttttaaacagTATTCTACATCCTTCAAGTAAATTCAGCAGTTGACCGGGACAAGAGGAAAACTAAACATTTAGTAAGCTAGCATGAGCGAGGCGAAGCACAACGAACAAAAGTAAGTATTGCTCTAGTCACAGCACCAGGTACACTTCTGATGAGTCCGCGTCCTCTCCAGTTCCCTGTACACAAAGGATGGATCAGCCGACACTGCAGCTGCTCACCATGAATTTTTGGTTTGTTCATATGAAAATATTGCggcaaatgaaaaacaacaaagaatttaTCACAGTTTGCTATAAGAATTGTGCTTAATGCGTGataataaaggcattttttttcttcatacagCTACAAAGCAGGTTCTTTTATGCCTTCAAATTCAATTCTTTTAATAAACAGTAACAAATTCTCTGTTAAGATGTTTAAATGGAGACAAAAAAAATAAGTCCAGCTGTTGAAAGAAAATTCAATAAATAGCTATTTTACATGGATAAAGTCATAGTGGTACAATTTATGAATGTCACATCAAGCATGCACAAAAATGGTATTATACATGGCAGGAGTCGTCAGAAAATATTGAATTAGATCTAAAAAGATATGAAGAATTtactttacatatatatacaaaaatcttGCAAATTATTGCCTCATTTTAACAAGGAATTAAAAGTAAACGTTACCAGCTAGGTAGCACTCTCTAAGAGGCTAAAATCAGGTTagcatttaaaaatctgttaagCTAGctggaatttatttttctctcatatcatTTTCTGGATTTTGGtcaaaaatctatttaaataacTAAAGTGTCCATTCAACTTGCTGATAATCAAAACTCTAGATAAGAAACACTGTTTCCATCTTGTATCAAGACCCCAGCAATGCATAGATAAACTGGATATATTACTGCATCAGCTAATGAGAATGGGCATCTTCATTAAGTGCAACTGGTACTAGCATTCAGTCATCTTTGTGTAAATTATTTATACAGACCAGCCACTGTAAACCCAGAGTGAAAATTAAAGTTATGCAATGGAAGAGTATGCCCAGTATCCTCCTACATCAAAGAAAGTATACTAAGGGAACAAAAGAAATAAGGTTCAAAGTTTAGCACAACACAGCAATAAGAAGCTAACCACTTGGATAAAATATCAGAAAGCAACATAGAGCCCAGGCTACCCATTATTTACTGTGTGCATACAGGAATACTAGATTTTAGATGTATAAGTTAGAGACTGATTTTAAGTTATTAATTTAACTACCCTTGTCCTCTGTGCTAAACTAAAATTTTATAGTCAATGTGCTACTGCATTAAACACTTCAAAGCAATCTTCATTAAAATgctgcaaagaaaaacaatacacaTCATCCAAAACTAAGGATGTCATTGCAGTTCACAGTTTGTATAATAAATACCCTCCCGTTCATCACTAAGACCACTACATCCTATCTAGTCAGCAGCACAACCTTGAAGCGACTCACACTTGCAAACAGCAACACAGTCAAATGGTAAGGGTTTTTGCAAAGCAACAAAACTAGTAATaaaatcaaaaattttaattaagacgGTGCAAAAAGTAATTGCTTTAACTGTACTATAAAAGCAAAGCTTATTATATCCTAATACTGTATTGTATAGTTTGATTCACCTTAAAACTTAAAGGAGCATATCTAATAAAGCAAAAATGGTCAAAGCTTATGACAATGGCTTCTTATTCACGTTtggaataaaagtaaaattgcATTTGAGATGCATGTGAACGtctgtcactttttaaaacttaaaagtgGTAACGTACCATTCTGTTTCAGACAGAAACTCACATTTTTTCTTGCCAGCTATTCAAGCTAACCAAATAGCTTAAATATCCTTCAAGGTTCTGCATTATGCATACCATCTAGAAGTCTCTCTAAGCATTTAACACTTTGAACTGCAGTGCTCCAAACTTAAGAGGTGTTCCAAACGTAAACCACCGAGTGGAACTTCCTGGGCTTCGTAGACTGTG contains these protein-coding regions:
- the Setd9 gene encoding LOW QUALITY PROTEIN: SET domain-containing protein 9 (The sequence of the model RefSeq protein was modified relative to this genomic sequence to represent the inferred CDS: inserted 1 base in 1 codon), with the translated sequence MPRIGLELVREDSGCVEARRELGLIEGSGKRRQQVLDKQQEQAWGGTRRPTPRCGTFQERRMPCSPGNLRAQPSSVCTWERKRTETESGHRGLLQLCEPPGNRSRASQDTKPRSDTSAACCRVCARVGPRFVPRTVLNLNHNPRILRYIPEESKDRIISGEDVLGMLLKASQSLGHADVWAPAATEGHVWVYGPTADGVCVEVRPCSGHTNQSGLHCQRRPWLQLGRLYFEMTVVNNLLTVLPEPVESKYQHLLAIQHQRVKLLRNRHHQQSIFKTEDRLFKTLGFIQCCLSSSLISVGRGVXATKGLIPKGAVVSVYSGPVNRSMSHFFSQSIGNPLIFRCLDGIFIDGNDKVIPRIIFK